A genomic window from Carassius carassius chromosome 29, fCarCar2.1, whole genome shotgun sequence includes:
- the LOC132109955 gene encoding SLIT and NTRK-like protein 4 isoform X2 — MGILSWRSLCPVLSEKEEILTLPVTKWFTGGFIKGKMLLLVLLAFSISGSFCDSDSDLRAETCSACSCMSIENVLYVNCEKITVYRPTQLQPPVSSLYHLNFQNNLLYILYPNSFVNFTHAVSLQLGNNKLQNIEGGAFVGLSALKQLHLNNNELKELRADTFRGIENLEYLQADYNLIKFIEKGAFNKLHKLKVLILNDNLIQSLPENIFRFASLTHLDIRGNRIQKLPYLGVLEHIGRIVELQLDDNPWNCTCDLLPLKAWLENMPYNIFIGEAICETPSDLYGRLLKETNKQELCPMGTGSDFDVRMPPSQPEGGLTMSNVAPSTIATLVTKPPKPINPSKMHVNGIVAGTRIPPLSCPQPCTCKAQPSDFGISVSCQERNIQSLADLVLKPPNAKKLHLSGNYIRDISSTDFQGFEGLDLLHLGSNQISTVQKGVFANLTNLRRLYLNGNQLEQLHPEMFLGLSNLQYLYLEYNAIKEVLAGTFDSMPNLQLLYLNNNVLRSLPAYIFAGVSLARLNLKNNHFMTLPVSGVLDQLKSLTQIDLDGNPWECSCDLVALKLWLEKLNEGVAAKGVKCVSPLQFSNIELRELKNEIMCPKLIARPPFILTSATPVLTSLSPAGVGKAPPSGPVPLSIMILSILVVLILTVFVAFCLLVFVLKRNKKPAGRQEGLGNQECSSMPLQIRRHNHKSNKKDDLGGETFIPQTIEHMGKAHTCGIRDSEPGFKFLDSERQKMMLRNSADKDKDSLPLDPRNRLSTIDELDEFLPRRDSMFLHNYLDSKKDFNSIGYF; from the exons ATGGGAATCCTCTCTTGGCGCTCCCTATGTCCTGTCTTATCTGAAAAGGAAGAGATATTAACATTGCCG GTTACTAAATGGTTTACTGGGGGATTTATAAAAGGCAAAATGCTGCTGCTTGTTCTGTTGGCCTTTTCCATATCGGGTTCATTTTGTGACTCGGATTCGGACCTCAGAGCTGAGACCTGCAGTGCTTGCTCCTGCATGTCCATCGAGAACGTCCTCTATGTGAACTGTGAGAAAATAACTGTGTACAGACCTACACAGCTGCAGCCACCAGTGTCCAGCCTCTACCATTTAAATTTCCAAAACAACCTTTTGTACATCCTTTACCCCAACTCTTTTGTGAATTTCACCCACGCAGTCTCACTTCAGCTGGGGAACAACAAACTCCAGAACATTGAGGGAGGGGCCTTTGTGGGGCTTAGTGCATTGAAACAGTTGCACTTAAATAACAATGAGTTAAAAGAGCTCCGTGCCGACACTTTCCGAGGGATCGAGAACTTGGAATACCTCCAGGCTGACTACAATTTAATCAAGTTTATTGAGAAAGGAGCCTTCAACAAATTACACAAACTGAAGgttctcattttaaatgacaatCTGATTCAAAGCCTACCTGAGAACATTTTCCGATTCGCATCCCTTACTCACTTGGACATAAGAGGGAATAGGATACAGAAGCTTCCTTATCTCGGAGTTCTGGAGCACATTGGGCGGATAGTGGAATTGCAATTGGATGACAATCCTTGGAATTGCACTTGTGATTTGTTACCTTTGAAAGCCTGGTTGGAGAATATGCCCTATAACATTTTCATTGGAGAGGCTATTTGCGAGACCCCTAGTGACCTGTATGGCCGACTTTTGAAGGAGACTAATAAGCAGGAGCTGTGCCCCATGGGCACAGGCAGTGACTTTGATGTGCGCATGCCCCCCTCCCAGCCCGAGGGTGGGCTAACCATGTCCAATGTGGCACCTTCAACCATAGCAACTTTAGTGACCAAACCACCCAAACCGATCAATCCCtctaaaatgcatgtaaatgggATTGTCGCTGGAACTAGAATCCCTCCCCTCTCCTGCCCCCAGCCCTGCACATGCAAAGCTCAGCCTTCTGACTTTGGCATTAGTGTCAGCTGTCAAgaaagaaacattcagagtctgGCAGATCTTGTACTTAAACCGCCAAATGCCAAGAAATTGCACCTTAGTGGTAATTACATCCGAGATATCAGTTCCACCGACTTCCAAGGGTTTGAGGGTTTAGATTTATTACATTTGGGCAGCAATCAAATATCCACCGTCCAAAAAGGTGTGTTTGCAAATCTTACCAATCTCCGTAGGCTGTACCTAAATGGAAATCAGCTGGAGCAGCTGCACCCTGAAATGTTTCTTGGTCTAAGTAACCTCCAGTATCTCTATTTGGAGTACAATGCCATAAAGGAGGTGTTAGCTGGGACATTTGACTCCATGCCAAATTTGCAGCTCTTGTACCTGAATAACAATGTGCTCAGAAGCCTGCCTGCATACATCTTTGCTGGTGTTTCTCTCGCCAGACTTAATCTAAAGAACAACCACTTCATGACTCTGCCTGTGAGTGGCGTCCTAGACCAGCTCAAATCTCTCACTCAGATAGACCTGGATGGCAACCCTTGGGAATGCTCCTGCGATTTAGTGGCTTTGAAACTCTGGCTCGAGAAGCTGAATGAAGGGGTCGCTGCCAAAGGGGTCAAGTGTGTGTCTCCATTGCAATTCTCCAACATTGAGCTGAGGGAGCTGAAAAATGAGATCATGTGCCCAAAGCTCATAGCCAGGCCTCCTTTCATCCTGACCAGCGCCACCCCTGTCCTCACATCGCTGTCACCTGCCGGAGTTGGCAAGGCACCTCCCAGCGGTCCTGTGCCCTTGTCTATTATGATATTGAGCATACTGGTAGTTCTGATCCTCACTGTCTTTGTGGCCTTCTGCCTGCTGGTCTTTGTGTTGAAACGGAACAAAAAGCCAGCGGGAAGACAGGAGGGACTCGGCAACCAGGAGTGCAGCTCCATGCCTCTCCAGATCCGGAGGCACAATCATAAATCTAACAAGAAGGATGACCTGGGTGGAGAGACCTTCATCCCGCAGACCATCGAGCACATGGGGAAAGCTCACACATGTGGAATTAGAGACTCAGAGCCGGGTTTCAAATTTTTAGACTCTGAGAGACAGAAAATGATGTTGCGCAATAGCGCAGACAAAGACAAGGACTCTCTGCCCCTGGACCCCAGGAATAGATTAAGCACCATTGACGAGCTGGACGAGTTCTTACCGCGACGAGACAGCATGTTCCTCCACAACTACTTGGACAGCAAAAAGGATTTCAACAGTATAGGG TATTTTTAG
- the LOC132109955 gene encoding SLIT and NTRK-like protein 4 isoform X1, giving the protein MGILSWRSLCPVLSEKEEILTLPVTKWFTGGFIKGKMLLLVLLAFSISGSFCDSDSDLRAETCSACSCMSIENVLYVNCEKITVYRPTQLQPPVSSLYHLNFQNNLLYILYPNSFVNFTHAVSLQLGNNKLQNIEGGAFVGLSALKQLHLNNNELKELRADTFRGIENLEYLQADYNLIKFIEKGAFNKLHKLKVLILNDNLIQSLPENIFRFASLTHLDIRGNRIQKLPYLGVLEHIGRIVELQLDDNPWNCTCDLLPLKAWLENMPYNIFIGEAICETPSDLYGRLLKETNKQELCPMGTGSDFDVRMPPSQPEGGLTMSNVAPSTIATLVTKPPKPINPSKMHVNGIVAGTRIPPLSCPQPCTCKAQPSDFGISVSCQERNIQSLADLVLKPPNAKKLHLSGNYIRDISSTDFQGFEGLDLLHLGSNQISTVQKGVFANLTNLRRLYLNGNQLEQLHPEMFLGLSNLQYLYLEYNAIKEVLAGTFDSMPNLQLLYLNNNVLRSLPAYIFAGVSLARLNLKNNHFMTLPVSGVLDQLKSLTQIDLDGNPWECSCDLVALKLWLEKLNEGVAAKGVKCVSPLQFSNIELRELKNEIMCPKLIARPPFILTSATPVLTSLSPAGVGKAPPSGPVPLSIMILSILVVLILTVFVAFCLLVFVLKRNKKPAGRQEGLGNQECSSMPLQIRRHNHKSNKKDDLGGETFIPQTIEHMGKAHTCGIRDSEPGFKFLDSERQKMMLRNSADKDKDSLPLDPRNRLSTIDELDEFLPRRDSMFLHNYLDSKKDFNSIGVSGFEIRYPEKPHDKKMKKSLIGGNHSKIVIEQRKSDYYELKAKLGTPDYLQVLEEQTALSKF; this is encoded by the exons ATGGGAATCCTCTCTTGGCGCTCCCTATGTCCTGTCTTATCTGAAAAGGAAGAGATATTAACATTGCCG GTTACTAAATGGTTTACTGGGGGATTTATAAAAGGCAAAATGCTGCTGCTTGTTCTGTTGGCCTTTTCCATATCGGGTTCATTTTGTGACTCGGATTCGGACCTCAGAGCTGAGACCTGCAGTGCTTGCTCCTGCATGTCCATCGAGAACGTCCTCTATGTGAACTGTGAGAAAATAACTGTGTACAGACCTACACAGCTGCAGCCACCAGTGTCCAGCCTCTACCATTTAAATTTCCAAAACAACCTTTTGTACATCCTTTACCCCAACTCTTTTGTGAATTTCACCCACGCAGTCTCACTTCAGCTGGGGAACAACAAACTCCAGAACATTGAGGGAGGGGCCTTTGTGGGGCTTAGTGCATTGAAACAGTTGCACTTAAATAACAATGAGTTAAAAGAGCTCCGTGCCGACACTTTCCGAGGGATCGAGAACTTGGAATACCTCCAGGCTGACTACAATTTAATCAAGTTTATTGAGAAAGGAGCCTTCAACAAATTACACAAACTGAAGgttctcattttaaatgacaatCTGATTCAAAGCCTACCTGAGAACATTTTCCGATTCGCATCCCTTACTCACTTGGACATAAGAGGGAATAGGATACAGAAGCTTCCTTATCTCGGAGTTCTGGAGCACATTGGGCGGATAGTGGAATTGCAATTGGATGACAATCCTTGGAATTGCACTTGTGATTTGTTACCTTTGAAAGCCTGGTTGGAGAATATGCCCTATAACATTTTCATTGGAGAGGCTATTTGCGAGACCCCTAGTGACCTGTATGGCCGACTTTTGAAGGAGACTAATAAGCAGGAGCTGTGCCCCATGGGCACAGGCAGTGACTTTGATGTGCGCATGCCCCCCTCCCAGCCCGAGGGTGGGCTAACCATGTCCAATGTGGCACCTTCAACCATAGCAACTTTAGTGACCAAACCACCCAAACCGATCAATCCCtctaaaatgcatgtaaatgggATTGTCGCTGGAACTAGAATCCCTCCCCTCTCCTGCCCCCAGCCCTGCACATGCAAAGCTCAGCCTTCTGACTTTGGCATTAGTGTCAGCTGTCAAgaaagaaacattcagagtctgGCAGATCTTGTACTTAAACCGCCAAATGCCAAGAAATTGCACCTTAGTGGTAATTACATCCGAGATATCAGTTCCACCGACTTCCAAGGGTTTGAGGGTTTAGATTTATTACATTTGGGCAGCAATCAAATATCCACCGTCCAAAAAGGTGTGTTTGCAAATCTTACCAATCTCCGTAGGCTGTACCTAAATGGAAATCAGCTGGAGCAGCTGCACCCTGAAATGTTTCTTGGTCTAAGTAACCTCCAGTATCTCTATTTGGAGTACAATGCCATAAAGGAGGTGTTAGCTGGGACATTTGACTCCATGCCAAATTTGCAGCTCTTGTACCTGAATAACAATGTGCTCAGAAGCCTGCCTGCATACATCTTTGCTGGTGTTTCTCTCGCCAGACTTAATCTAAAGAACAACCACTTCATGACTCTGCCTGTGAGTGGCGTCCTAGACCAGCTCAAATCTCTCACTCAGATAGACCTGGATGGCAACCCTTGGGAATGCTCCTGCGATTTAGTGGCTTTGAAACTCTGGCTCGAGAAGCTGAATGAAGGGGTCGCTGCCAAAGGGGTCAAGTGTGTGTCTCCATTGCAATTCTCCAACATTGAGCTGAGGGAGCTGAAAAATGAGATCATGTGCCCAAAGCTCATAGCCAGGCCTCCTTTCATCCTGACCAGCGCCACCCCTGTCCTCACATCGCTGTCACCTGCCGGAGTTGGCAAGGCACCTCCCAGCGGTCCTGTGCCCTTGTCTATTATGATATTGAGCATACTGGTAGTTCTGATCCTCACTGTCTTTGTGGCCTTCTGCCTGCTGGTCTTTGTGTTGAAACGGAACAAAAAGCCAGCGGGAAGACAGGAGGGACTCGGCAACCAGGAGTGCAGCTCCATGCCTCTCCAGATCCGGAGGCACAATCATAAATCTAACAAGAAGGATGACCTGGGTGGAGAGACCTTCATCCCGCAGACCATCGAGCACATGGGGAAAGCTCACACATGTGGAATTAGAGACTCAGAGCCGGGTTTCAAATTTTTAGACTCTGAGAGACAGAAAATGATGTTGCGCAATAGCGCAGACAAAGACAAGGACTCTCTGCCCCTGGACCCCAGGAATAGATTAAGCACCATTGACGAGCTGGACGAGTTCTTACCGCGACGAGACAGCATGTTCCTCCACAACTACTTGGACAGCAAAAAGGATTTCAACAGTATAGGGGTGAGTGGCTTTGAGATCCGTTACCCCgagaaaccacatgacaaaaaaatgaaaaaatcattGATAGGGGGCAACCACAGTAAGATAGTGATTGAGCAGCGTAAAAGTGATTATTATGAACTAAAGGCAAAACTGGGAACCCCAGACTACCTTCAAGTATTAGAGGAACAGACAGCCCTCAGTAAATTCTAG